The following DNA comes from Leptospira stimsonii.
GAGGCTATAGTGTTCTAACGTATGAAGGACCGGGCCAGGGCTCGGCGATACGAACACAAAACCTAGGTTTTACTCCGGAATGGGAAAAGCCTACGAAGAACGTAATTGATACCTTTTTTTCTAAACATCCGAAACCGAAAACGATGATTCTTATGGGAATGAGTCTGGGTGGATATTTTGCGCCGCGCGCCGCCGCGTTTGACGATCGGTTTGCAGGAGTTGTATCCTACGACGTTCTTTACGATTTTGGAGAAGTAGCAGAAAGAACGGTTCCTAACTTTGTTCTCTGGTTAAAGGAGCGTAAGTATGACGGACTGATTGAACTTTTAGTTTCGATCAAATCGTATTTTTCTCCAAGTTTCGCTTGGGGAGTTAAGAACGGAAGATGGACGATGAAAACCGCGAACGCGAGGGAAACGTTAGACGCTTTCTCTGCATATTCCTTGGAATCAATCGCCCCCAAAATCAAACAGGATGTTTTGATTCTCGCAGGAACCGAGGATCATTTTATCCCATTAAAACAAGTGGAAGACTTTCGATCAAAGTTAAAGAACGCAAGAAGTGTAACCACCGTGATCTACGATCGCGCGTCGGGCGGCGCTGAACACTGTCAATTGGGAGCGCAGGCTCTCTGGCAGGCAGATTTTTTTGACTGGATGTTGAGATTTAAGAATCAGAAATAAAGCCGGATTTTTTTACAACGATTCGGCTTTGGATAAGGCGGAATTATTTTTTTGGAATTTCTTCCTATGAGAACTCCTTGTTGCAACGGAAAAGAAGGGAAAAGGAGAAAACAGGAATCTTGAAAGAGACAAGAAGCTTGGATTCGATTCCTTCTTGGAAAGGTGCGGCTATTTTTTGAAGGATTGAAACCGGAAATCTTTCCAAAAAGAAGAATTGTAAATCGCTGAAGATTTGGGTAGTTTCCGCAATACGGTGATTCCCTATAGACGAAACTTTTTTTGGGAGTAGAATGATCTTCGTCATGCGCTCACATGACAAGGGAGGCGTTCCTATGAAAGCGAACGCAAAATTTCTTTTTTCAATCTTTGGGATCACCGGTTTTCTCATCTTTTTCGGGATGAGTTGCCAACCGTATCTGTATCGAAATTACAACGACTGCGGGGGAAACTATTCCGGGAATTGCGATGGATACCGAGGTTATTCTTCCTACGGTTATCAAAACCGCGGGGCCTATCCGAATTATTACCGGAATCCTTCCTATGGAAACTTCGGGACCGGAAACACAGGCGGTGGATTTCGTCACAACCCGATGCATGT
Coding sequences within:
- a CDS encoding alpha/beta hydrolase family protein: MKQGKKTATGNENSTPKSGPLSFWKKGLARKFTSLGFLFVLTFCVFFSLQCGTVGQSRFFKDQAYHFQTLRALNDIRTDGADTGEVLETIRQIREGDSESWFLSWEKLAMRVLERAEKIQDPLSRGFAYLRAHNYMRTAEFFLSPEDERRLPSFQKGVNLFYKGLDILEVRYERIKVPYEGKELNAVYYPGPIGSEKKPLIVLVGGFDSTLEELYFVLGKSAFERGYSVLTYEGPGQGSAIRTQNLGFTPEWEKPTKNVIDTFFSKHPKPKTMILMGMSLGGYFAPRAAAFDDRFAGVVSYDVLYDFGEVAERTVPNFVLWLKERKYDGLIELLVSIKSYFSPSFAWGVKNGRWTMKTANARETLDAFSAYSLESIAPKIKQDVLILAGTEDHFIPLKQVEDFRSKLKNARSVTTVIYDRASGGAEHCQLGAQALWQADFFDWMLRFKNQK